In a single window of the Arachis hypogaea cultivar Tifrunner chromosome 6, arahy.Tifrunner.gnm2.J5K5, whole genome shotgun sequence genome:
- the LOC140173603 gene encoding cytochrome P450 93A3-like, with protein sequence MEWAMAELINNPRVMEKARQELDAVMLGKNRIVDESDIVNLPYIQAIVRETSRRVVVDGYDIPAKTRLDPNHWENPLDFRPERFIDEDGEYCEPFGFGSGRKMGPGISLALPLLHATLAAMAQCFELKLDGILDMEEKPGLVVPRAHSVTCVPLPRIHPFPSI encoded by the exons ATGGAATGGGCAATGGCAGAGTTAATCAACAACCCACGTGTCATGGAGAAAGCACGTCAAGAGCTTGATGCAGTGATGCTTGGAAAGAACAGAATAGTTGATGAATCAGATATTGTCAACCTTCCTTACATTCAGGCCATTGTGAGAGAAACTTCTAGAAGGGTGGTAGTTGATGGTTATGACATTCCGGCAAAAACTCGCTT GGACCCAAACCACTGGGAGAATCCCCTTGACTTCAGGCCTGAGAGGTTCATTGATGAAGATGGGGAATATTGTGAGCCATTTGGATTTGGGAGTGGAAGAAAAATGGGCCCTGGAATCTCTCTTGCCTTGCCGCTTCTCCATGCGACCCTAGCTGCTATGGCTCAGTGCTTTGAATTGAAGCTTGATGGGATCCTTGACATGGAAGAGAAGCCCGGGCTTGTTGTTCCTAGAGCTCACTCTGTGACTTGTGTCCCTCTTCCTAGGATTCATCCATTTCCTTCTATATGa
- the LOC112696086 gene encoding cytochrome P450 93A3 produces MMKMMFSDMADLQDYTAKVLLIISTMLVVSIIIRRRRKQNQIKLPPSPPSLPIIGHLHLLSPLPHQDFHKLSTTYGPIIHLCLGSATCVVASTAEAAKEFLKIHETSFSDRPTKTVAVESLSYGFKDFVFAPYGPYWKFMKKVCMSELLGGKMLHQLLHVRQQERKRFLSGLAKKGLAGEAVDVGAELMMLTNNVISMMTMRQKSCSEGRGEAEALRKVVEDTVELSGKFNVSDFLWFMKSVDVQGFKKRLKEIRVRFDALLDRVIEEHQRERRKKKEEGSTTGDDDDVKDILDVLLDISEDETAEIKLDTDNIKAFIMDILVGGTDTTAVTMEWAMAELINNPGVMEKAREEIDAVVGNKNRIVEECDIPNLPYIQAIVKETLRLHPPGALIVRECSRTATVDGYHIPARTRLFINAWSIGRDPNHWENPLDFRPERFIDQNGSALTHLDVRGQHFELIPFGSGRRMCPGISLALPLAYVTLASMLQCFEWKLVNGGGDGIVDMEEKAGLVVPRAHPVICVPLPRLYPFPSI; encoded by the exons ATGATGAAGATGATGTTTTCAG ACATGGCTGATTTACAAGACTACACTGCAAAAGTGTTGCTAATAATATCCACCATGTTGGTTGTATCCATAATaataaggagaagaagaaaacaaaatcaaataaagctTCCACCGAGCCCACCATCCCTACCCATCATTGGACACCTCCACCTTCTCTCTCCATTACCGCACCAAGATTTCCACAAGCTCTCAACCACCTATGGACCCATCATCCACCTCTGCCTCGGCTCTGCCACTTGCGTGGTGGCTTCCACCGCTGAAGCCGCCAAAGAGTTCCTCAAAATCCACGAAACCTCCTTCTCCGACCGCCCCACAAAAACCGTAGCCGTGGAGAGCCTGTCCTATGGATTCAAAGACTTCGTGTTTGCCCCGTACGGACCCTATTGGAAGTTCATGAAGAAGGTGTGTATGTCGGAGCTCCTGGGCGGAAAAATGCTCCACCAGCTCCTCCACGTGAGGCAGCAAGAGAGGAAGAGGTTCCTTAGCGGTTTGGCAAAGAAAGGGTTGGCCGGTGAGGCTGTAGATGTTGGGGCAGAACTCATGATGCTGACCAACAACGTGATATCGATGATGACGATGAGGCAGAAGAGTTGTTCTGAGGGGAGAGGAGAAGCGGAGGCGCTGAGAAAGGTGGTGGAGGACACGGTGGAGCTGAGCGGGAAGTTCAACGTGTCGGATTTCTTGTGGTTCATGAAGAGTGTTGATGTTCAGGGATTCAAGAAGAGGCTGAAGGAGATTCGGGTAAGGTTCGATGCCTTGCTGGACAGAGTGATTGAGGAGCATCAAcgtgaaagaagaaagaagaaggaagagggttCGACGACCGGTGATGACGATGATGTTAAGGATATACTTGATGTCCTTCTTGACATATCCGAAGATGAAACTGCTGAAATCAAATTGGATACAGACAACATCAAAGCCTTCATCATG GACATACTGGTTGGGGGGACTGACACAACCGCTGTGACAATGGAGTGGGCGATGGCTGAATTAATCAACAATCCTGGCGTTATGGAGAAAGCGCGTGAAGAGATCGATGCAGTTGTTGGAAATAAGAACAGGATCGTTGAAGAATGTGACATTCCCAACCTCCCTTACATACAAGCCATTGTGAAAGAAACACTAAGGCTTCACCCTCCAGGTGCATTGATCGTGAGGGAATGTTCTAGAACTGCCACGGTTGATGGCTATCACATTCCAGCAAGGACTCGTTTGTTTATCAATGCATGGTCCATTGGAAGGGACCCAAACCATTGGGAGAATCCCCTTGACTTCAGGCCTGAGAGGTTCATCGATCAAAATGGGAGTGCGTTGACTCATTTGGATGTTAGGGGTCAACACTTTGAGTTGATTCCGTTCGGAAGTGGAAGAAGAATGTGCCCTGGAATTTCTCTGGCTTTGCCGCTTGCATATGTGACACTGGCTTCGATGCTTCAGTGTTTTGAATGGAAGCTTGTCaatggtggtggtgatgggatcgtTGACATGGAAGAGAAGGCTGGCCTTGTTGTTCCCAGGGCTCACCCTGTTATATGTGTCCCTCTTCCTAGGCTTTATCCGTTTCCATCTATATGA